A genomic region of Caloenas nicobarica isolate bCalNic1 chromosome 9, bCalNic1.hap1, whole genome shotgun sequence contains the following coding sequences:
- the POP4 gene encoding ribonuclease P protein subunit p29: MEGELYRRLPHRRTGPQCRQPQGSEEAKAFVNAFLKRSMPKMKDEAIQDMLTRKAVVLEHHSKKKIKPQRKKTKGFTAKQRREMRLFEIEPEQQRYALFLPLHELWKQYIRDLCHGLKPDAQPQMVQSKLLKADLHGAIVTVTKSKCPSYVGITGIILQEFKHVFKIITKEDKLKVVPKLNNVFSLEIDGFISYIYGSKFQLRASERSAKKFKLKGTIDL, encoded by the exons ATGGAGG gggagctgtaCCGCCGCCTGCCGCACCGCCGGACCGGCCCGCAGTGCCGCCAG cCTCAAGGATCAGAAGAGGCCAAGGCGTTTGTAAATGCCTTCCTGAAGCGCAGCATGCcgaaaatgaaagatgaagcTATCCAGGACATGTTGACTCGGAAAGCGGTGGTTCTGGAGCATCACTccaaaaaaaagataaagccacagaggaagaaaacaaaaggtttcACTGCCAAGCAAAGGCGAGAAATGCGGCTTTTTGAAATTGAACCTGAACAGCAAAG ATACGCACTCTTTCTACCACTACATGAGCTCTGGAAACAGTATATTAGAGACCTTTGTCATGGGCTTAAACCAGATGC GCAACCACAGATGGTTCAGAGCAAACTGCTAAAAGCTGATCTCCATGGAGCTATCGTTACAG TCACAAAATCAAAGTGCCCCTCTTACGTTGGGATAACAGGAATCATTCTACAGGAATTTAAACATGTCTTCAAAATTATCACTAAGGAGGACAAATTAAAAG ttgTTCCCAAACTTAACAATGTATTTAGCTTGGAGATTGATGGATTCATTTCCTACATCTAtggaagcaagttccagctTAGAGCAAGCGAGCGATCTGCAAAAAAGTTCAAGTTGAAAGGAACTATTGACCTATGA